The genomic window GGGTTTGTCCAGGCCATGATGCAGTGGCCCACCTCGTGATAGGCcgtgcggtgcagcgccgtgtCGCTCATGCGCTGACGGTGCTTCTTGCCGATGAGAACGTCGTCAATGCTGTCCTGAagcacctccagcggcaCAACATCCTTGCCGTTCATGGCCGCGTTGAGGGCGCCCTCGTTCACGACTGTAGAAATCTGTGCTGGCGACACGCCTGGAGTGCGTTCGGACAGCACGACGGCGTAGTCCTTATTGCTCACGCCGGGGATTACTTTCAACGACTCAGGCTTGGCGTCCTCGGTCACcagcgtcttcctctctgtatTGACCTCCTCGCTGGTGACCGAGGTAGATGAGTGAGACGCTGATGCGGCACCGCTACCTCCAACCTCAGCCTGCTGACGCGTCTTGAAGACCTGAACCTTGGGCTTACAGTTTGGGTCGCCTGTGATGATGCGGTTAAGGTAAAACTCAAATAGCTCGCAGCGTGCCTTATGATCGGGCATGGGAATATTTACCTTTCGGTCAAAGCGACcctcacgcagcagcgccttgtcAACAGCCTCTGGATAGTTTGTGGCGGCAATCACCACTATCGCCTCCTTGCTGGTCAGACCATCCAGCTCGGCAAGAAGCTGGTTGATGGTACGgttctcctcgctgctgccgccgcccatGGAGCGGCCTCCCTGGTTGCGCGAGCCGATCGCGTCGATCTCATCAATGAACACGACGCATGGGGccgccttctttgcctcctcgaaaagctcacgcacgcgctttgggccgctgccgccaaaGATCTCAATAAAATCGGCGCCTGAGCAGCTGAAAAACGGCGTGCTTGCTTCTCCGGCCACCGCGCGggccagcagcgtcttgCCGGTACCAGGCTGACCGGTCAGCAGACACCCTTTCGGCAGCCTCGCTCCGAGACGAGTGAACTTAGCAGGGTCCTTCAAGAAGTCCACGTACTGCTTCAGGTCCTCCTTCGCTTCTGGGATACCGATGACATCCTTGAATGTCGTCCCCCTCACCTCGGTGCGAAAGTTCTTCGGCTTCATCGGGTTCATCATATCCATGAGCCCGCTCATCATGCTGGAAGAGCCTCCAGTGCCACCCTTTCCCCCTAATGCGGAGGCCGAGTTAGTCGTACTCTCCATGGCCTGCATGTACTTGCGCCGGAAATACCAGATAGGACCGACAAAGAAGGCCACGTTAACCACAAGAGGCACAATCCAGCTGACAACGCTTCCCCACACCGGTCCAGATGGACGCACAACGCCGTCATGGAAACCCTTGTAGTAGTCGTCATCCTGAACCGACGGTTGGTACACCAGCGGAACCGGTACGGGCTTCTGCTGCGCGTAGTTGCTGTACTGTGGGACTGGCATCTGCTGGGGCTGGTAGCTGTGGCCGGCATGAGTCCACGAAGGTGTGGCCACGTTTtgttgcggcgctgcgtaGGGGTGTTGCAGATAGGCGGCGCCCTGGTTGCCCTGTTGTTGCTGTagtggaggcggcagtggctgaGAAGGGTGGTCTCCGTaggcctgctgctgctgcgcgctgtACATTTGCTGGAACAACGACCCGCCAGCCGGGGTGCCGTTTGGGTTCATTGTCAATCCTCTGTGCCCTTTTCACGAATAATATGAACTACTGCACCCCGTGGACGAGGCTGACCGCCCCAACACGCACAGGCgttggaagagagaggggagagagatcAACTGCGAGAGTGAGCTACGCCAAGCATACGCACAGGGATGGGTGCAGGGAGAACACGAGAAAGAACGCCTGGCAGAGAACCCAAAAATGTCAGAACAAAAAAACAGCGCCCCAACTCCACCACGAGGGACTTgtaaagagaaaagagggggagaaaatcACAGGCTCAGAACTTTACctatatatgtatatatgtatgtgtgtatgtgtgtgtgtggggggggggaggagtggggaggcGTAAGGTGTGCGTCGACGTAGCGGTTCTTAGTGGGAATAGTGACGAGGTCACGGTGCTCGCAACTCTAACAAGAGTAACAGGGATGGACAAGACATCATTTCAGTTATAAGCATCATGGGTGAAATCCCCGTGCAGTAGAAAGCGATGCGCGTACTCGCGGtgcctgcacacgcacgagagTGCAGAACCGCCCGTCCGCCCAGCCTCCCGTCGCACTGGCGGGTGGCATGAAGGGGGTCGGAGGGGCCGGACCTACTCTGAGAGCACAGTCAGTGGaaaacaacgagagagaaagggggccCCTAGGGGCACTGGGGAGAGCTCGCCACGAAGCTGGAAGCTCGAGGCAACGCCCGCACATACAGACCTCCCCTCCAGCAGAACAAGAGAAAGCGCAACAGTCCCCTCACCCAGCGGCGCCGTTACGTCTCGAGAAATCCGCACCCCGACAACGAAAGAGAGCACGCGGCGTAATGAACGGAGAGCAGGTTCCGCCAGGGTCCCTGCCGTGCCTTCCTGGCCGCattggggaggagggaggggggcgagcaAAAAGTCccggaggcgaaggcgagcCAGAGTTCGCCGTCGGCATTCACCGGCAACGGCACGCCTTTACCATGCTTTTCTTTAAAAGTTGATTCTGCTATAAAACAGACGTTCAACTCAGCCCTACCTCTTGTCCCCCAACCGGTCAACACGTCTATCGTGTCGTGCAAAGCGGTAGGCATGCGTTACAGCAATGAACCAACTTAGCCAACCGACCAGGGTCTCTGCCTCAAACACTACCCACCCGCCTTCCTGGtcgccttgctgctgccaccactaTGCCAATGACCACCTGGTACGTCTCGCTGGGCgacgcaggctccccacaccaggAAGCAGTGATGGCCAGGTGAGATACCGCTCGAGCGACGCTGACACTGTTACTATCATGTGGTTACCAGAAGCATGCTCACTGTGGCGGGTCGCTCCAGCATCACGCCATGCAGGACCAGATCGCTGACATCAGCAGTGATGCATCGCTCTAAACCCCCAACGCGATAGCCCCTTAACCGTGTTCACCACGAGAAGCAgtctggcagcggcaggaatagaggggggggggggctgcgtcaccctctcccaaacacacacaactgCGGGAGGGGGTAGTGTGCCCTGTCATCAAGTTCATCAGAGTATACCATAGCCGAAGGCGCATGCTATTCCCCGTTATGAGACTCCACACTCATTCACTACTTTCGAAGAAGAGCAACCCATCATGTACACTCGAGCGCCCctagagagagggagaaagagccaATCAGTACTCGCTgcttcctttcccccctccagCCACCTGCGGTGGGGATTCACCAGCGCTTCAAGTCTAGATCTCTTCACCGTAGCCATGGACTACACCGAGGAGCTGAGGGGCGTACTGCAGAGCTACGTCAACGCACACTTCAAACCACAAACAGCCTTTCGGTAGGTATGTCCAACCAGTTTCACCATCTAGGCTGTAGTGGGCATGCGACTCATGAAGCGCTGCTACTGCGGCAAAACGTTGCGCAGGCAAACAGCCGGCTTGGCAACGCCTctaggggagaagaaagttGCCCTCTGCCTACTTGTGATATGCTGGATCAATACACGGTACAGTGGACTCCAATGCATCGTCTGAAACGCTGTCACTCATTGGTGCCTCGCCC from Leishmania panamensis strain MHOM/PA/94/PSC-1 chromosome 32 sequence includes these protein-coding regions:
- a CDS encoding ATP-dependent zinc metallopeptidase, putative (TriTrypDB/GeneDB-style sysID: LpmP.32.1590); translated protein: MNPNGTPAGGSLFQQMYSAQQQQAYGDHPSQPLPPPLQQQQGNQGAAYLQHPYAAPQQNVATPSWTHAGHSYQPQQMPVPQYSNYAQQKPVPVPLVYQPSVQDDDYYKGFHDGVVRPSGPVWGSVVSWIVPLVVNVAFFVGPIWYFRRKYMQAMESTTNSASALGGKGGTGGSSSMMSGLMDMMNPMKPKNFRTEVRGTTFKDVIGIPEAKEDLKQYVDFLKDPAKFTRLGARLPKGCLLTGQPGTGKTLLARAVAGEASTPFFSCSGADFIEIFGGSGPKRVRELFEEAKKAAPCVVFIDEIDAIGSRNQGGRSMGGGSSEENRTINQLLAELDGLTSKEAIVVIAATNYPEAVDKALLREGRFDRKVNIPMPDHKARCELFEFYLNRIITGDPNCKPKVQVFKTRQQAEVGGSGAASASHSSTSVTSEEVNTERKTLVTEDAKPESLKVIPGVSNKDYAVVLSERTPGVSPAQISTVVNEGALNAAMNGKDVVPLEVLQDSIDDVLIGKKHRQRMSDTALHRTAYHEVGHCIMAWTNPLQKDVIKLSIIPRGRAGGYTQQVQDEAMEPQTDEFLFSQLCVLMGGRAAERIFERDISIGAMDDLQRATRLAMEKLLKYGMSKTIGQLAFKPNDKNDGRAWMTWSENLHAKVEAEARALVESAYVHTEKTLLAHKEQHQKLAELLLGKKELNKADIASVLGARPVLRA